A genome region from Numida meleagris isolate 19003 breed g44 Domestic line chromosome 14, NumMel1.0, whole genome shotgun sequence includes the following:
- the LRRC43 gene encoding leucine-rich repeat-containing protein 43 isoform X3 translates to MPEKNPESTALAETSFIWSYVLFGDKCFFAEGIIWEHPNKDTDEYRWLLSGRRPHPGGMLVWKHQKTEMQLVKAPPCIAQAGGDQASGTASPFQWPQNKSRFVTYAGSSGEEEERLPGEESPEALLELLSDPHSPWALPPGCSPEDQRLRDVAVLAPQLTRGTRVLQLFRSLRIVGKDVEEVDKDLLQLQHLEELTLCANQISRITSANLPRTLKVLELCCNAVADLEGLCAQPPPELQHLGLGYNRLHGPLQDKRLTADFWPNLISLDLSFNNLTDLFGLVSQLSSLKKLRILVLQGNPLALIPAYRGFIVDSLPKLSVLDDIHIELEERYQFCGLSKQPELIRSEAQVVVSIGKIKGVPDPSTLQELEVGSEAPVITYSYCVTYEFSGEEVEDGGTEVTEVKNHQSPVVATQDVDSSARDVKETKGQQECAAMEDPVAHTAGVFVTPGMPWADTIDCSYRKEHTAKDLVGLKDYLRAGTIVSVVEEKGPGHRDKEKKKKKKKKKKEKPCELRSDPPIRRILGSGRVALEALLASETLVATVCDFGILITEQRLQPPNQEEKLDKKKGKDKSKKTKAEKEGQKATVPAKGKRKNRRAAEQEEGCELQPVPLTVEFQMQLIRWPAAAAQHRESGTEAAGKAQ, encoded by the exons ATGCCGGAGAAGAACCCAGAAAGCACTGCTCTGGCAGAGACTTCTTTTATTTGGAGCTATGTGTTATTTGGAGATAAgtgtttctttgcagaaggCATCATTTGGGAACATCCCAACAAAGACACCGATGAGTATAGGTGGCTCCTTTCAGGTAGAAGACCACATCCTGGAGGGATGCTTGTTTGGAAGCACCAGAAAACAGAGATGCAGTTGGTGAAAGCCCCACCGTGCATTGCACAAGCAGGAGGTGACCAGGCATCAGGCACTGCCAGTCCCTTCCAGTGGCCCCAG AACAAGTCCCGCTTTGTCACATACGCAGGCTcctcaggggaggaggaggagaggctgcCGGGTGAGGAAAGCCCTGAggcgctgctggagctgctgagcgACCCACACAGCCCCTGGGCCCTGCCACCGGGCTGCAGCCCCGAGGACCAGCGCCTGCGGGATGTGGCTGTGCTGGCTCCCCAGCTCACCCGCGGCACCCGCGTCCTCCAGCTCTTCAGGTCCCTGCGGATTGTTGGCAAAGAT GTGGAGGAAGTCGACAAGGATCTGTTGCAGTTACAGCACCTGGAAGAGCTCACGCTCTGTGCCAACCAGATCAGCAGGATAACCTCAGCCAACCTGCCCCGAACACTGAAG GTCCTGGAGCTCTGCTGCAATGCTGTGGCTGATCTGGAGGGCCTGTGTGCTCAGCCTCCTCCGGAGCTGCAGCACTTGGGGCTTGGATACAACAGGCTGCATGGCCCTTTGCAGGACAAGCGCCTCACTGCAGACTTCTG GCCAAATCTCATCTCACTTGACCTGAGCTTTAATAACCTGACGGATCTGTTTGGGCTGGTCTCCCAGCTGTCCAGTCTGAAGAAGCTTCGCATCCTGGTGCTCCAAGGGAACCCGCTGGCTCTCATTCCTGCTTACAGAGGCTTCATTGTGGACAGCCTGCCCAAGCTTTCCGTCCTTGATGACATCCATATAGAGCTTGAAGAGAGGTACCAGTTCTGTGGTTTATCGAAGCAGCCAG AGCTGATCAGAAGTGAAGCACAAGTGGTTGTGAGCATTGGGAAAATCAAGGGAGTTCCTGATCCCAGCACACTCCAGGAGCTGGAGGTTGGCTCTGAGGCACCGGTGATCACCTACAGCTACTGTGTGACCTACGAGTTTTCTGGAGAGGAGGTTGAGGATGGTGGCACTGAGGTCACTGAG GTAAAAAATCATCAGAGTCCTGTGGTGGCCACTCAGGACGTGGACAGCTCTGCAAGGGACGTGAAGGAAACAAAGGGCCAGCAGGAGTGTGCAGCTATGGAGGACCCTGTAGCACATACTG CAGGGGTGTTTGTCACTCCTGGAATGCCCTGGGCAGACACCATTGACTGCAGCTACAGGAAAGAGCATACTGCCAAGGATTTAGTGGGGCTGAAGGACTACCTGCGAGCTGGAACGATCGTCTCGGTGGTGGAGGAGAAG GGTCCTGGGCACAGGgacaaggaaaagaagaagaagaagaagaagaagaagaaggagaaaccATGTGAACTCCGCAGTGATCCACCCATTCGGAGGATCCTGGGCTCTGGGAGGGTGGCCCTGGAAGCCTTGCTGGCCTCTGAGACGCTGGTGGCGACTGTGTGTGACTTTGGGATCCTCATCACCGAGCAGCGGCTGCAGCCACCAAATCAGGAGGAGAAGTTG GacaagaaaaaaggcaaagacaagagcaaaaaaacaaaagcagagaaggaaggcCAGAAAGCCACAGTGCCTGCCAAAG
- the LRRC43 gene encoding leucine-rich repeat-containing protein 43 isoform X2 — translation MPEKNPESTALAETSFIWSYVLFGDKCFFAEGIIWEHPNKDTDEYRWLLSGRRPHPGGMLVWKHQKTEMQLVKAPPCIAQAGGDQASGTASPFQWPQNKSRFVTYAGSSGEEEERLPGEESPEALLELLSDPHSPWALPPGCSPEDQRLRDVAVLAPQLTRGTRVLQLFRSLRIVGKDVEEVDKDLLQLQHLEELTLCANQISRITSANLPRTLKVLELCCNAVADLEGLCAQPPPELQHLGLGYNRLHGPLQDKRLTADFWPNLISLDLSFNNLTDLFGLVSQLSSLKKLRILVLQGNPLALIPAYRGFIVDSLPKLSVLDDIHIELEERYQFCGLSKQPELIRSEAQVVVSIGKIKGVPDPSTLQELEVGSEAPVITYSYCVTYEFSGEEVEDGGTEVTEVKNHQSPVVATQDVDSSARDVKETKGQQECAAMEDPVAHTGVFVTPGMPWADTIDCSYRKEHTAKDLVGLKDYLRAGTIVSVVEEKVLWWPVSTDSEENAVKSGKEREGLKKDSTKGPGHRDKEKKKKKKKKKKEKPCELRSDPPIRRILGSGRVALEALLASETLVATVCDFGILITEQRLQPPNQEEKLDKKKGKDKSKKTKAEKEGQKATVPAKGKRKNRRAAEQEEGCELQPVPLTVEFQMQLIRWPAAAAQHRESGTEAAGKAQ, via the exons ATGCCGGAGAAGAACCCAGAAAGCACTGCTCTGGCAGAGACTTCTTTTATTTGGAGCTATGTGTTATTTGGAGATAAgtgtttctttgcagaaggCATCATTTGGGAACATCCCAACAAAGACACCGATGAGTATAGGTGGCTCCTTTCAGGTAGAAGACCACATCCTGGAGGGATGCTTGTTTGGAAGCACCAGAAAACAGAGATGCAGTTGGTGAAAGCCCCACCGTGCATTGCACAAGCAGGAGGTGACCAGGCATCAGGCACTGCCAGTCCCTTCCAGTGGCCCCAG AACAAGTCCCGCTTTGTCACATACGCAGGCTcctcaggggaggaggaggagaggctgcCGGGTGAGGAAAGCCCTGAggcgctgctggagctgctgagcgACCCACACAGCCCCTGGGCCCTGCCACCGGGCTGCAGCCCCGAGGACCAGCGCCTGCGGGATGTGGCTGTGCTGGCTCCCCAGCTCACCCGCGGCACCCGCGTCCTCCAGCTCTTCAGGTCCCTGCGGATTGTTGGCAAAGAT GTGGAGGAAGTCGACAAGGATCTGTTGCAGTTACAGCACCTGGAAGAGCTCACGCTCTGTGCCAACCAGATCAGCAGGATAACCTCAGCCAACCTGCCCCGAACACTGAAG GTCCTGGAGCTCTGCTGCAATGCTGTGGCTGATCTGGAGGGCCTGTGTGCTCAGCCTCCTCCGGAGCTGCAGCACTTGGGGCTTGGATACAACAGGCTGCATGGCCCTTTGCAGGACAAGCGCCTCACTGCAGACTTCTG GCCAAATCTCATCTCACTTGACCTGAGCTTTAATAACCTGACGGATCTGTTTGGGCTGGTCTCCCAGCTGTCCAGTCTGAAGAAGCTTCGCATCCTGGTGCTCCAAGGGAACCCGCTGGCTCTCATTCCTGCTTACAGAGGCTTCATTGTGGACAGCCTGCCCAAGCTTTCCGTCCTTGATGACATCCATATAGAGCTTGAAGAGAGGTACCAGTTCTGTGGTTTATCGAAGCAGCCAG AGCTGATCAGAAGTGAAGCACAAGTGGTTGTGAGCATTGGGAAAATCAAGGGAGTTCCTGATCCCAGCACACTCCAGGAGCTGGAGGTTGGCTCTGAGGCACCGGTGATCACCTACAGCTACTGTGTGACCTACGAGTTTTCTGGAGAGGAGGTTGAGGATGGTGGCACTGAGGTCACTGAG GTAAAAAATCATCAGAGTCCTGTGGTGGCCACTCAGGACGTGGACAGCTCTGCAAGGGACGTGAAGGAAACAAAGGGCCAGCAGGAGTGTGCAGCTATGGAGGACCCTGTAGCACATACTG GGGTGTTTGTCACTCCTGGAATGCCCTGGGCAGACACCATTGACTGCAGCTACAGGAAAGAGCATACTGCCAAGGATTTAGTGGGGCTGAAGGACTACCTGCGAGCTGGAACGATCGTCTCGGTGGTGGAGGAGAAG GTGCTCTGGTGGCCTGTCAGTACTGATTCAGaggaaaatgctgtaaaaagtgggaaggaaagagagggGCTAAAGAAGGACAGCACCAAG GGTCCTGGGCACAGGgacaaggaaaagaagaagaagaagaagaagaagaagaaggagaaaccATGTGAACTCCGCAGTGATCCACCCATTCGGAGGATCCTGGGCTCTGGGAGGGTGGCCCTGGAAGCCTTGCTGGCCTCTGAGACGCTGGTGGCGACTGTGTGTGACTTTGGGATCCTCATCACCGAGCAGCGGCTGCAGCCACCAAATCAGGAGGAGAAGTTG GacaagaaaaaaggcaaagacaagagcaaaaaaacaaaagcagagaaggaaggcCAGAAAGCCACAGTGCCTGCCAAAG
- the LRRC43 gene encoding leucine-rich repeat-containing protein 43 isoform X4 gives MAAPGPRSLSAAFQKHLRRLGLRDFPCGLGSWNKSRFVTYAGSSGEEEERLPGEESPEALLELLSDPHSPWALPPGCSPEDQRLRDVAVLAPQLTRGTRVLQLFRSLRIVGKDVEEVDKDLLQLQHLEELTLCANQISRITSANLPRTLKVLELCCNAVADLEGLCAQPPPELQHLGLGYNRLHGPLQDKRLTADFWPNLISLDLSFNNLTDLFGLVSQLSSLKKLRILVLQGNPLALIPAYRGFIVDSLPKLSVLDDIHIELEERYQFCGLSKQPELIRSEAQVVVSIGKIKGVPDPSTLQELEVGSEAPVITYSYCVTYEFSGEEVEDGGTEVTEVKNHQSPVVATQDVDSSARDVKETKGQQECAAMEDPVAHTAGVFVTPGMPWADTIDCSYRKEHTAKDLVGLKDYLRAGTIVSVVEEKVLWWPVSTDSEENAVKSGKEREGLKKDSTKGPGHRDKEKKKKKKKKKKEKPCELRSDPPIRRILGSGRVALEALLASETLVATVCDFGILITEQRLQPPNQEEKLDKKKGKDKSKKTKAEKEGQKATVPAKGKRKNRRAAEQEEGCELQPVPLTVEFQMQLIRWPAAAAQHRESGTEAAGKAQ, from the exons ATGGCAGCGCCCGGCCCTCGCAGCCTCTCggctgcttttcagaaacacCTGCGGCGCCTGGGCCTGCGGGACTTCCCCTGCGGCCTGGGCAGCTGG AACAAGTCCCGCTTTGTCACATACGCAGGCTcctcaggggaggaggaggagaggctgcCGGGTGAGGAAAGCCCTGAggcgctgctggagctgctgagcgACCCACACAGCCCCTGGGCCCTGCCACCGGGCTGCAGCCCCGAGGACCAGCGCCTGCGGGATGTGGCTGTGCTGGCTCCCCAGCTCACCCGCGGCACCCGCGTCCTCCAGCTCTTCAGGTCCCTGCGGATTGTTGGCAAAGAT GTGGAGGAAGTCGACAAGGATCTGTTGCAGTTACAGCACCTGGAAGAGCTCACGCTCTGTGCCAACCAGATCAGCAGGATAACCTCAGCCAACCTGCCCCGAACACTGAAG GTCCTGGAGCTCTGCTGCAATGCTGTGGCTGATCTGGAGGGCCTGTGTGCTCAGCCTCCTCCGGAGCTGCAGCACTTGGGGCTTGGATACAACAGGCTGCATGGCCCTTTGCAGGACAAGCGCCTCACTGCAGACTTCTG GCCAAATCTCATCTCACTTGACCTGAGCTTTAATAACCTGACGGATCTGTTTGGGCTGGTCTCCCAGCTGTCCAGTCTGAAGAAGCTTCGCATCCTGGTGCTCCAAGGGAACCCGCTGGCTCTCATTCCTGCTTACAGAGGCTTCATTGTGGACAGCCTGCCCAAGCTTTCCGTCCTTGATGACATCCATATAGAGCTTGAAGAGAGGTACCAGTTCTGTGGTTTATCGAAGCAGCCAG AGCTGATCAGAAGTGAAGCACAAGTGGTTGTGAGCATTGGGAAAATCAAGGGAGTTCCTGATCCCAGCACACTCCAGGAGCTGGAGGTTGGCTCTGAGGCACCGGTGATCACCTACAGCTACTGTGTGACCTACGAGTTTTCTGGAGAGGAGGTTGAGGATGGTGGCACTGAGGTCACTGAG GTAAAAAATCATCAGAGTCCTGTGGTGGCCACTCAGGACGTGGACAGCTCTGCAAGGGACGTGAAGGAAACAAAGGGCCAGCAGGAGTGTGCAGCTATGGAGGACCCTGTAGCACATACTG CAGGGGTGTTTGTCACTCCTGGAATGCCCTGGGCAGACACCATTGACTGCAGCTACAGGAAAGAGCATACTGCCAAGGATTTAGTGGGGCTGAAGGACTACCTGCGAGCTGGAACGATCGTCTCGGTGGTGGAGGAGAAG GTGCTCTGGTGGCCTGTCAGTACTGATTCAGaggaaaatgctgtaaaaagtgggaaggaaagagagggGCTAAAGAAGGACAGCACCAAG GGTCCTGGGCACAGGgacaaggaaaagaagaagaagaagaagaagaagaagaaggagaaaccATGTGAACTCCGCAGTGATCCACCCATTCGGAGGATCCTGGGCTCTGGGAGGGTGGCCCTGGAAGCCTTGCTGGCCTCTGAGACGCTGGTGGCGACTGTGTGTGACTTTGGGATCCTCATCACCGAGCAGCGGCTGCAGCCACCAAATCAGGAGGAGAAGTTG GacaagaaaaaaggcaaagacaagagcaaaaaaacaaaagcagagaaggaaggcCAGAAAGCCACAGTGCCTGCCAAAG
- the LRRC43 gene encoding leucine-rich repeat-containing protein 43 isoform X5: protein MPEKNPESTALAETSFIWSYVLFGDKCFFAEGIIWEHPNKDTDEYRWLLSGRRPHPGGMLVWKHQKTEMQLVKAPPCIAQAGGDQASGTASPFQWPQNKSRFVTYAGSSGEEEERLPGEESPEALLELLSDPHSPWALPPGCSPEDQRLRDVAVLAPQLTRGTRVLQLFRSLRIVGKDVEEVDKDLLQLQHLEELTLCANQISRITSANLPRTLKVLELCCNAVADLEGLCAQPPPELQHLGLGYNRLHGPLQDKRLTADFWPNLISLDLSFNNLTDLFGLVSQLSSLKKLRILVLQGNPLALIPAYRGFIVDSLPKLSVLDDIHIELEERYQFCGLSKQPELIRSEAQVVVSIGKIKGVPDPSTLQELEVGSEAPVITYSYCVTYEFSGEEVEDGGTEVTEVKNHQSPVVATQDVDSSARDVKETKGQQECAAMEDPVAHTAGVFVTPGMPWADTIDCSYRKEHTAKDLVGLKDYLRAGTIVSVVEEKVLWWPVSTDSEENAVKSGKEREGLKKDSTKGPGHRDKEKKKKKKKKKKEKPCELRSDPPIRRILGSGRVALEALLASETLVATVCDFGILITEQRLQPPNQEEKLLK from the exons ATGCCGGAGAAGAACCCAGAAAGCACTGCTCTGGCAGAGACTTCTTTTATTTGGAGCTATGTGTTATTTGGAGATAAgtgtttctttgcagaaggCATCATTTGGGAACATCCCAACAAAGACACCGATGAGTATAGGTGGCTCCTTTCAGGTAGAAGACCACATCCTGGAGGGATGCTTGTTTGGAAGCACCAGAAAACAGAGATGCAGTTGGTGAAAGCCCCACCGTGCATTGCACAAGCAGGAGGTGACCAGGCATCAGGCACTGCCAGTCCCTTCCAGTGGCCCCAG AACAAGTCCCGCTTTGTCACATACGCAGGCTcctcaggggaggaggaggagaggctgcCGGGTGAGGAAAGCCCTGAggcgctgctggagctgctgagcgACCCACACAGCCCCTGGGCCCTGCCACCGGGCTGCAGCCCCGAGGACCAGCGCCTGCGGGATGTGGCTGTGCTGGCTCCCCAGCTCACCCGCGGCACCCGCGTCCTCCAGCTCTTCAGGTCCCTGCGGATTGTTGGCAAAGAT GTGGAGGAAGTCGACAAGGATCTGTTGCAGTTACAGCACCTGGAAGAGCTCACGCTCTGTGCCAACCAGATCAGCAGGATAACCTCAGCCAACCTGCCCCGAACACTGAAG GTCCTGGAGCTCTGCTGCAATGCTGTGGCTGATCTGGAGGGCCTGTGTGCTCAGCCTCCTCCGGAGCTGCAGCACTTGGGGCTTGGATACAACAGGCTGCATGGCCCTTTGCAGGACAAGCGCCTCACTGCAGACTTCTG GCCAAATCTCATCTCACTTGACCTGAGCTTTAATAACCTGACGGATCTGTTTGGGCTGGTCTCCCAGCTGTCCAGTCTGAAGAAGCTTCGCATCCTGGTGCTCCAAGGGAACCCGCTGGCTCTCATTCCTGCTTACAGAGGCTTCATTGTGGACAGCCTGCCCAAGCTTTCCGTCCTTGATGACATCCATATAGAGCTTGAAGAGAGGTACCAGTTCTGTGGTTTATCGAAGCAGCCAG AGCTGATCAGAAGTGAAGCACAAGTGGTTGTGAGCATTGGGAAAATCAAGGGAGTTCCTGATCCCAGCACACTCCAGGAGCTGGAGGTTGGCTCTGAGGCACCGGTGATCACCTACAGCTACTGTGTGACCTACGAGTTTTCTGGAGAGGAGGTTGAGGATGGTGGCACTGAGGTCACTGAG GTAAAAAATCATCAGAGTCCTGTGGTGGCCACTCAGGACGTGGACAGCTCTGCAAGGGACGTGAAGGAAACAAAGGGCCAGCAGGAGTGTGCAGCTATGGAGGACCCTGTAGCACATACTG CAGGGGTGTTTGTCACTCCTGGAATGCCCTGGGCAGACACCATTGACTGCAGCTACAGGAAAGAGCATACTGCCAAGGATTTAGTGGGGCTGAAGGACTACCTGCGAGCTGGAACGATCGTCTCGGTGGTGGAGGAGAAG GTGCTCTGGTGGCCTGTCAGTACTGATTCAGaggaaaatgctgtaaaaagtgggaaggaaagagagggGCTAAAGAAGGACAGCACCAAG GGTCCTGGGCACAGGgacaaggaaaagaagaagaagaagaagaagaagaagaaggagaaaccATGTGAACTCCGCAGTGATCCACCCATTCGGAGGATCCTGGGCTCTGGGAGGGTGGCCCTGGAAGCCTTGCTGGCCTCTGAGACGCTGGTGGCGACTGTGTGTGACTTTGGGATCCTCATCACCGAGCAGCGGCTGCAGCCACCAAATCAGGAGGAGAAGTTG ctgaaataa
- the LRRC43 gene encoding leucine-rich repeat-containing protein 43 isoform X1, with protein sequence MPEKNPESTALAETSFIWSYVLFGDKCFFAEGIIWEHPNKDTDEYRWLLSGRRPHPGGMLVWKHQKTEMQLVKAPPCIAQAGGDQASGTASPFQWPQNKSRFVTYAGSSGEEEERLPGEESPEALLELLSDPHSPWALPPGCSPEDQRLRDVAVLAPQLTRGTRVLQLFRSLRIVGKDVEEVDKDLLQLQHLEELTLCANQISRITSANLPRTLKVLELCCNAVADLEGLCAQPPPELQHLGLGYNRLHGPLQDKRLTADFWPNLISLDLSFNNLTDLFGLVSQLSSLKKLRILVLQGNPLALIPAYRGFIVDSLPKLSVLDDIHIELEERYQFCGLSKQPELIRSEAQVVVSIGKIKGVPDPSTLQELEVGSEAPVITYSYCVTYEFSGEEVEDGGTEVTEVKNHQSPVVATQDVDSSARDVKETKGQQECAAMEDPVAHTAGVFVTPGMPWADTIDCSYRKEHTAKDLVGLKDYLRAGTIVSVVEEKVLWWPVSTDSEENAVKSGKEREGLKKDSTKGPGHRDKEKKKKKKKKKKEKPCELRSDPPIRRILGSGRVALEALLASETLVATVCDFGILITEQRLQPPNQEEKLDKKKGKDKSKKTKAEKEGQKATVPAKGKRKNRRAAEQEEGCELQPVPLTVEFQMQLIRWPAAAAQHRESGTEAAGKAQ encoded by the exons ATGCCGGAGAAGAACCCAGAAAGCACTGCTCTGGCAGAGACTTCTTTTATTTGGAGCTATGTGTTATTTGGAGATAAgtgtttctttgcagaaggCATCATTTGGGAACATCCCAACAAAGACACCGATGAGTATAGGTGGCTCCTTTCAGGTAGAAGACCACATCCTGGAGGGATGCTTGTTTGGAAGCACCAGAAAACAGAGATGCAGTTGGTGAAAGCCCCACCGTGCATTGCACAAGCAGGAGGTGACCAGGCATCAGGCACTGCCAGTCCCTTCCAGTGGCCCCAG AACAAGTCCCGCTTTGTCACATACGCAGGCTcctcaggggaggaggaggagaggctgcCGGGTGAGGAAAGCCCTGAggcgctgctggagctgctgagcgACCCACACAGCCCCTGGGCCCTGCCACCGGGCTGCAGCCCCGAGGACCAGCGCCTGCGGGATGTGGCTGTGCTGGCTCCCCAGCTCACCCGCGGCACCCGCGTCCTCCAGCTCTTCAGGTCCCTGCGGATTGTTGGCAAAGAT GTGGAGGAAGTCGACAAGGATCTGTTGCAGTTACAGCACCTGGAAGAGCTCACGCTCTGTGCCAACCAGATCAGCAGGATAACCTCAGCCAACCTGCCCCGAACACTGAAG GTCCTGGAGCTCTGCTGCAATGCTGTGGCTGATCTGGAGGGCCTGTGTGCTCAGCCTCCTCCGGAGCTGCAGCACTTGGGGCTTGGATACAACAGGCTGCATGGCCCTTTGCAGGACAAGCGCCTCACTGCAGACTTCTG GCCAAATCTCATCTCACTTGACCTGAGCTTTAATAACCTGACGGATCTGTTTGGGCTGGTCTCCCAGCTGTCCAGTCTGAAGAAGCTTCGCATCCTGGTGCTCCAAGGGAACCCGCTGGCTCTCATTCCTGCTTACAGAGGCTTCATTGTGGACAGCCTGCCCAAGCTTTCCGTCCTTGATGACATCCATATAGAGCTTGAAGAGAGGTACCAGTTCTGTGGTTTATCGAAGCAGCCAG AGCTGATCAGAAGTGAAGCACAAGTGGTTGTGAGCATTGGGAAAATCAAGGGAGTTCCTGATCCCAGCACACTCCAGGAGCTGGAGGTTGGCTCTGAGGCACCGGTGATCACCTACAGCTACTGTGTGACCTACGAGTTTTCTGGAGAGGAGGTTGAGGATGGTGGCACTGAGGTCACTGAG GTAAAAAATCATCAGAGTCCTGTGGTGGCCACTCAGGACGTGGACAGCTCTGCAAGGGACGTGAAGGAAACAAAGGGCCAGCAGGAGTGTGCAGCTATGGAGGACCCTGTAGCACATACTG CAGGGGTGTTTGTCACTCCTGGAATGCCCTGGGCAGACACCATTGACTGCAGCTACAGGAAAGAGCATACTGCCAAGGATTTAGTGGGGCTGAAGGACTACCTGCGAGCTGGAACGATCGTCTCGGTGGTGGAGGAGAAG GTGCTCTGGTGGCCTGTCAGTACTGATTCAGaggaaaatgctgtaaaaagtgggaaggaaagagagggGCTAAAGAAGGACAGCACCAAG GGTCCTGGGCACAGGgacaaggaaaagaagaagaagaagaagaagaagaagaaggagaaaccATGTGAACTCCGCAGTGATCCACCCATTCGGAGGATCCTGGGCTCTGGGAGGGTGGCCCTGGAAGCCTTGCTGGCCTCTGAGACGCTGGTGGCGACTGTGTGTGACTTTGGGATCCTCATCACCGAGCAGCGGCTGCAGCCACCAAATCAGGAGGAGAAGTTG GacaagaaaaaaggcaaagacaagagcaaaaaaacaaaagcagagaaggaaggcCAGAAAGCCACAGTGCCTGCCAAAG